The Porphyrobacter sp. HT-58-2 genome has a window encoding:
- a CDS encoding acyl-CoA synthetase, with protein sequence MHPIAHAATRPDHPAVIMTGSGKQITYGEMEAESNRFAHLLRAHGIKAGDAFAVLLENRIEYFTLIWGSQRAGTMLVPISSRLTAPEAAYIIRDSQAKLLITSGYFAGMLADIRKECPGLAVLVMDAGDAEDFAAALAAQAPSPIPDQSAGMVMLYSSGTTGRPKGIRPAPPEDPDPQAAVPLVGLAVMGAGMPTDGSMVYLSPAPLYHAAPIGWCSVVHRLGGTVVMMEKFDPEEALAAIAKYKVTDSQWVPTHFVRFLKLDPAIRTKYDLSSHQRALHAAAPCPVPIKQEMIAWWGEIVNEYYAGSESIGMTMIRSADWLTHPGSVGRAIYGTLHICGPDGEEVGPGEDGLIYFENALLPTYHNDPDKTREAMHPKGWMTLGDIGHLDADGFLFLTDRKSHMIISGGVNIYPQEIENLLVTHPKVMDAAVIGAPCPDLGEKVVAVVQPRDMADAGPALEAELRDFLSGSLSKIKMPKLFDFRPDLPREANGKLYKRELRDEFAAKAAAA encoded by the coding sequence ATGCACCCCATCGCGCACGCCGCGACCCGCCCGGATCATCCCGCCGTCATCATGACCGGGTCGGGCAAGCAGATCACCTATGGCGAGATGGAGGCGGAATCGAACCGCTTCGCCCACCTGCTGCGCGCCCATGGCATCAAGGCAGGCGACGCCTTTGCGGTGCTGCTTGAAAACCGGATTGAGTACTTCACCCTGATCTGGGGCTCGCAGCGCGCGGGCACGATGCTGGTGCCGATCTCAAGCCGCCTGACCGCGCCGGAAGCTGCCTATATCATCCGCGATTCGCAGGCGAAGCTGCTCATCACCAGCGGCTATTTCGCCGGGATGCTGGCGGATATCCGCAAGGAATGCCCCGGCCTTGCCGTGCTGGTCATGGACGCAGGCGATGCGGAGGACTTCGCCGCCGCCCTCGCCGCTCAGGCCCCCAGCCCGATTCCCGATCAGAGCGCGGGCATGGTGATGCTCTATTCCAGCGGCACCACCGGGCGGCCCAAGGGCATCCGCCCCGCCCCGCCCGAAGATCCCGACCCGCAGGCGGCGGTGCCGCTGGTGGGGCTCGCGGTGATGGGCGCCGGGATGCCGACCGATGGTTCGATGGTCTATCTCTCCCCCGCCCCGCTCTACCACGCCGCCCCGATTGGCTGGTGTTCGGTCGTCCACCGGCTTGGCGGGACCGTGGTGATGATGGAGAAATTCGATCCTGAGGAGGCGCTCGCCGCTATCGCAAAATACAAGGTCACCGACAGCCAGTGGGTGCCGACCCATTTCGTGCGCTTCCTCAAGCTCGATCCGGCAATCCGGACGAAATACGATCTCTCCAGCCACCAGCGCGCGCTCCACGCCGCCGCACCCTGCCCGGTGCCGATCAAGCAGGAGATGATCGCCTGGTGGGGCGAGATCGTGAACGAATACTACGCCGGTAGCGAAAGCATCGGGATGACGATGATCCGCTCGGCCGACTGGCTCACCCACCCGGGCAGCGTCGGGCGGGCGATCTATGGCACGCTCCATATCTGCGGGCCGGATGGCGAGGAAGTGGGGCCGGGCGAGGATGGCCTGATCTATTTCGAGAACGCCCTGCTCCCCACCTATCACAATGATCCCGACAAGACCCGCGAGGCGATGCACCCGAAAGGCTGGATGACGCTGGGCGACATCGGCCATCTCGACGCCGACGGCTTCCTGTTCCTGACCGACCGCAAGAGCCACATGATCATCAGCGGCGGGGTGAACATCTACCCGCAGGAGATCGAGAACCTGCTCGTCACCCACCCCAAGGTGATGGACGCCGCCGTGATCGGCGCGCCCTGCCCTGATCTCGGCGAGAAGGTGGTGGCCGTGGTGCAGCCGCGCGACATGGCGGATGCCGGCCCCGCGCTGGAAGCGGAGCTGCGCGATTTCCTCTCGGGCAGCCTGTCGAAGATCAAGATGCCCAAGCTGTTCGACTTCCGCCCCGATCTCCCGCGCGAGGCCAATGGCAAGCTCTACAAGCGCGAGCTGCGCGATGAATTCGCGGCGAAGGCGGCTGCGGCATGA
- a CDS encoding OB-fold-containig protein, with amino-acid sequence MSLLAPHNLPFLIAFGALGLVALLALTGVGEALEGAGDFDAPDGLAASGIGEALSALFGLGRVPLMVWLACLLFTFGTIGVIGQGVLASILGTPLPAPLAALLAGGAALPLNGLTVRPLAAIMPRDETTAVSLDDLVRRDAEIQIGTARAGSPARARVTDRHGQAHFVMVEPHDTNTELREGETVLLVRREGQIFFAVHYESPLLGLDA; translated from the coding sequence ATGAGCCTGCTTGCGCCTCACAATCTGCCCTTTCTCATCGCCTTCGGGGCGCTGGGGCTGGTTGCGCTGCTGGCCCTGACCGGCGTGGGCGAAGCGCTGGAAGGCGCGGGCGATTTCGACGCGCCTGACGGACTGGCCGCCAGCGGTATTGGCGAGGCATTGTCGGCGCTGTTCGGTCTGGGACGGGTGCCGCTGATGGTGTGGCTGGCCTGCCTGCTGTTCACCTTCGGCACCATCGGCGTCATCGGTCAGGGCGTGCTGGCGAGCATCCTCGGCACACCACTGCCTGCGCCGCTCGCAGCTCTGCTGGCGGGAGGAGCCGCGCTGCCGCTCAACGGCCTCACTGTCAGGCCGCTCGCCGCGATCATGCCGCGTGACGAAACCACCGCCGTCAGCCTCGATGATCTGGTGCGGCGCGATGCGGAAATCCAGATCGGCACCGCACGAGCCGGATCACCCGCCCGCGCCCGCGTGACCGACCGCCACGGGCAGGCCCACTTCGTCATGGTCGAACCCCATGACACCAATACCGAATTGCGAGAGGGCGAGACCGTCCTCCTCGTCCGGCGCGAAGGCCAGATCTTCTTCGCCGTCCACTATGAAAGCCCGCTGCTCGGGCTCGATGCTTAA
- a CDS encoding UTP--glucose-1-phosphate uridylyltransferase has product MSPKPIRKAVFPVAGLGTRFLPATKVVPKELLPVVDRPLIQYAVDEAREAGIEQMIFVTGRGKTGIVEHFDIAFELEKTMSERGKDASVLDCTRATPGDVIAVRQQVPLGLGHAIWCARAIVGDEPFAIFLPDELMVAREGGTGCMKQMVEAYTQVGGNLISVLEVPMEQVSSYGVIDPGKTEGALTEVRGLVEKPPVAEAPSNKIVSGRYILQPEVMRVLENQGKGAGGEIQLTDAMAKMIGQQPFHAVTFDGNRYDCGSKVGFVEATLAIALARPDMGADVRAIALDLLK; this is encoded by the coding sequence ATGTCTCCCAAGCCGATCCGTAAAGCCGTTTTCCCCGTGGCGGGGCTTGGCACCCGGTTTCTGCCGGCAACCAAGGTGGTGCCCAAGGAGCTGCTGCCGGTGGTTGACCGGCCGCTGATCCAGTACGCTGTCGATGAAGCGCGCGAGGCGGGGATCGAGCAGATGATCTTCGTCACCGGGCGCGGCAAGACGGGGATTGTCGAACATTTCGACATCGCCTTCGAACTCGAAAAGACCATGTCCGAACGCGGCAAGGATGCCTCGGTGCTCGATTGCACCCGCGCGACTCCGGGCGATGTGATCGCGGTGCGCCAGCAGGTGCCGCTGGGCCTTGGTCACGCGATCTGGTGCGCCCGCGCGATCGTGGGGGACGAGCCCTTCGCGATTTTCCTCCCCGATGAACTGATGGTCGCGCGTGAAGGCGGCACCGGCTGCATGAAGCAGATGGTGGAGGCCTACACCCAAGTCGGCGGGAATCTCATCTCGGTGCTGGAGGTGCCGATGGAGCAGGTTTCGTCCTACGGCGTGATCGACCCCGGCAAGACCGAAGGCGCGCTGACCGAGGTGCGCGGTCTGGTCGAGAAGCCCCCGGTGGCCGAGGCGCCTTCGAACAAGATCGTCTCGGGCCGCTATATCCTCCAGCCCGAGGTGATGCGCGTGCTTGAGAATCAGGGCAAGGGTGCGGGCGGGGAAATCCAGCTGACCGACGCGATGGCAAAGATGATCGGTCAGCAGCCGTTCCACGCCGTTACGTTCGACGGCAACCGCTACGATTGCGGCAGCAAGGTCGGCTTTGTCGAGGCGACGCTGGCAATCGCGCTCGCCCGGCCCGACATGGGAGCGGATGTCCGGGCGATTGCCCTGGATCTGCTGAAGTAA
- the thiS gene encoding sulfur carrier protein ThiS, which produces MSKSITLNGAPHRSAAATIADLVRELELAPEKVAVERNGAIVPRSTLADVALGDGDVLEIVHFVGGGDHADTWTVAGRTFRSRLIVGTGKYKSFEQNAAAVEASGAEIVTVAVRRVNVSDPKAPMLTDFIDPKKITYLPNTAGCFTGEEAVRTLRLAREAGGWDLVKLEVLGEARTLYPDMRETLKATEVLAKEGFLPMVYCADDPIAAKQLEDAGAVAIMPLGAPIGSGLGIQNRVTIRLIVEGAKVPVLVDAGVGTASDAAVGMELGCDGILMNTAIAEAKDPIRMARAMKLAVEAGREAYLAGRMARRMYADPSSPLAGLI; this is translated from the coding sequence ATGAGCAAGAGCATCACCCTCAACGGCGCCCCGCATCGTTCGGCGGCCGCCACCATCGCCGATCTGGTGCGCGAACTGGAGCTTGCGCCGGAAAAGGTCGCGGTTGAACGCAATGGGGCGATCGTCCCGCGATCAACGCTGGCCGATGTGGCGCTGGGTGACGGCGATGTGCTGGAGATCGTGCATTTTGTCGGTGGAGGGGACCACGCCGATACGTGGACGGTTGCCGGCCGCACCTTCCGCTCGCGCCTGATCGTCGGCACCGGCAAGTACAAGAGCTTCGAGCAGAACGCCGCCGCGGTCGAAGCCAGCGGGGCGGAGATCGTCACGGTCGCGGTGCGGCGCGTGAACGTCTCTGACCCCAAGGCGCCGATGCTGACCGATTTCATTGACCCCAAGAAGATCACCTACCTCCCCAACACCGCCGGGTGCTTCACCGGTGAGGAAGCTGTGCGCACGCTGAGGCTGGCGCGCGAGGCGGGCGGCTGGGATCTGGTGAAGCTCGAAGTGCTGGGCGAGGCGCGCACACTCTATCCCGATATGCGCGAGACTCTGAAAGCCACCGAGGTGCTGGCCAAGGAAGGCTTCCTGCCGATGGTCTACTGCGCCGATGATCCGATTGCGGCCAAGCAATTGGAAGATGCGGGCGCGGTTGCGATCATGCCGCTGGGCGCGCCGATCGGCTCGGGGCTCGGCATCCAGAACCGCGTCACCATCCGCCTGATCGTCGAAGGTGCCAAGGTGCCGGTGCTGGTCGATGCCGGTGTCGGCACGGCCTCGGACGCGGCGGTTGGCATGGAGCTCGGCTGCGACGGCATCCTGATGAACACCGCCATCGCCGAGGCGAAAGACCCGATCCGCATGGCCCGTGCGATGAAACTCGCGGTCGAGGCCGGGCGCGAGGCCTATCTGGCCGGGCGCATGGCGCGGAGGATGTATGCCGATCCCAGCAGCCCGCTGGCCGGGTTGATCTGA
- the murA gene encoding UDP-N-acetylglucosamine 1-carboxyvinyltransferase: MDKLIIRGGNRLSGTIPISGAKNAALTLIPCALLTEEPLTLRNLPRLADIDGFQHLMNQFGVTTVIQGTRPEDFGRVMSMEATRITSTVAPYDLVRKMRASILVLGPMLARAGEATVSMPGGCAIGNRPIDLHLKALEAFGAKIELAAGYVRATQPDGGMPGGDFDFPVVSVGATENALMAAVLANGTSRLFNAAREPEIVDLCNMLVAMGAEIEGIGTSNLTIHGVKRLHGATYRVMPDRIEAGSYACAAAITGGEVRLEGARADEMMATIHALQAIGCDVSWDAKSVTVGASGALKATNLTTAPYPGLATDMQAQLMALLCKAEGASVLKETIFENRFMHVPELARMGADITTEGRTAIVKGVERLTGAEVMATDLRASMSLVIAALAAEGETTVRRLYHLDRGYERLEEKLQLVGADIERVDD, encoded by the coding sequence ATGGACAAGCTCATCATCCGCGGCGGCAACCGCCTTTCCGGCACCATCCCGATTTCCGGCGCAAAGAACGCCGCGCTCACGCTGATTCCGTGCGCGCTTCTCACCGAGGAGCCGCTGACGCTGCGCAACCTGCCGCGCCTCGCCGATATCGACGGGTTCCAGCACCTGATGAACCAGTTCGGCGTCACCACCGTGATTCAGGGCACGCGCCCAGAGGATTTCGGCCGGGTGATGAGCATGGAGGCGACCCGTATCACCTCCACCGTCGCGCCCTATGATCTCGTCCGCAAGATGCGCGCTTCGATCCTCGTGCTCGGCCCGATGCTGGCGCGCGCCGGCGAGGCGACGGTGTCGATGCCGGGCGGCTGCGCGATCGGCAACCGGCCCATCGACCTGCACCTCAAGGCGCTCGAAGCCTTTGGCGCAAAGATCGAACTGGCGGCAGGCTATGTCCGCGCCACCCAGCCCGATGGCGGGATGCCGGGCGGCGATTTCGATTTCCCGGTGGTGAGCGTCGGCGCGACCGAAAACGCGCTGATGGCCGCGGTGCTGGCGAACGGCACCAGCCGGTTGTTCAACGCTGCGCGCGAGCCGGAGATCGTCGATCTGTGCAACATGCTCGTCGCGATGGGCGCGGAGATCGAGGGGATCGGCACCTCCAACCTCACCATCCACGGCGTCAAGCGCCTGCACGGCGCGACCTACCGCGTCATGCCCGACCGCATCGAGGCCGGCTCCTATGCCTGCGCCGCGGCGATCACCGGGGGTGAAGTGCGTCTGGAAGGCGCGCGGGCTGACGAGATGATGGCGACCATCCATGCGCTGCAGGCGATCGGCTGCGACGTGTCGTGGGATGCCAAGAGCGTCACCGTCGGCGCGAGCGGCGCTCTGAAAGCCACCAACCTCACCACCGCGCCCTATCCGGGCCTCGCCACCGATATGCAGGCCCAGCTGATGGCCCTGCTGTGCAAGGCCGAAGGCGCGAGCGTGCTGAAGGAAACGATCTTCGAAAACCGCTTCATGCACGTGCCGGAACTCGCGCGGATGGGCGCCGACATCACCACCGAAGGCCGCACCGCGATCGTCAAGGGCGTCGAGCGTCTCACCGGCGCGGAAGTCATGGCCACCGACCTGCGCGCCTCGATGAGCCTCGTGATCGCCGCTTTGGCTGCCGAGGGCGAGACCACCGTGCGGCGGCTCTATCACCTCGACCGCGGCTATGAGCGGCTGGAGGAGAAGCTCCAGCTGGTCGGCGCGGATATCGAGCGGGTGGACGACTAG
- a CDS encoding MerC domain-containing protein translates to MTPDALPPASRASLRRRLDQIGIALAGLCALHCLLTLVVISALGLGGHFLLDENIHRVGLLLALIVAAVAIGWGILRHRRMLPFAVAALGLVLMAAALFVPHGTNELLLTLVGVAVVSVGHVLNLRAAR, encoded by the coding sequence ATGACCCCTGACGCTCTTCCTCCCGCGAGTCGGGCCTCGCTGCGGCGCCGACTCGATCAGATCGGGATTGCGCTGGCGGGGCTGTGCGCATTGCACTGCCTGCTGACCCTGGTGGTGATCTCGGCGCTGGGGCTGGGCGGACACTTCCTCCTTGATGAGAATATCCACCGCGTCGGTTTGCTGCTGGCCTTGATCGTTGCGGCTGTGGCGATCGGCTGGGGGATCCTGCGCCACCGCCGGATGCTGCCGTTCGCTGTGGCGGCGCTGGGGCTGGTGCTGATGGCCGCTGCTCTGTTCGTGCCGCATGGCACCAACGAACTGTTGCTGACGCTGGTGGGCGTGGCGGTGGTTTCTGTCGGTCATGTGCTGAACCTGCGCGCCGCGCGCTGA
- a CDS encoding cytochrome P450 yields the protein MSGEAVLPGDIARRVIDPHAYAQWDGLLDTFDAIRAKTPVAKVQPDTPGLFEPFWLVTRYDDVMRISKDNAAFLNNPRPVVFSFNQAIEFSRAATGSNMLVDSLVVFDAPIHPKYRKLTQEWFMPRNLAQLEGELRTLAAATVDRMLEQGSEVDFVKEVSGPYPLRVVMQILGVPPEDEFRMQMLTQQLFGGQDKDLSGSGMDQMTPEQVVQIVAGAVKTFEDYFAALAEDRRKNPTDDVASVIANATVDGQPLPPRDMAGYYIIVATAGHDTTSASTAGAMQALARDPEQYARVRADRSLLPGIVEEAIRWTSPVQHFMRTAAEDCEIGGQQIKAGDWLMINYVAANHDPAQFPDPRRFDAARSPNRHLAFGAGAHQCLGLHLARLEMKILFEAILDRVAAVEPAGEAKRASSTFVGGLKTLPLRVTPA from the coding sequence ATGAGTGGTGAGGCCGTTCTGCCGGGCGATATCGCCCGCCGGGTGATCGACCCCCACGCCTATGCCCAGTGGGACGGGCTGCTCGACACCTTCGACGCGATCCGTGCGAAAACCCCGGTCGCCAAGGTGCAGCCCGACACGCCGGGCCTGTTCGAGCCGTTCTGGCTCGTCACCCGCTATGACGACGTCATGCGGATTTCGAAGGACAATGCCGCCTTCCTCAACAACCCGCGCCCGGTGGTGTTCAGCTTCAATCAGGCGATCGAATTCAGCCGCGCGGCGACCGGATCGAACATGCTGGTCGATTCGCTGGTGGTGTTCGACGCGCCTATCCACCCCAAATACCGCAAGCTGACGCAGGAATGGTTCATGCCCCGCAACCTCGCCCAGCTGGAAGGCGAGCTGCGGACGCTGGCGGCGGCGACGGTGGATCGGATGCTGGAACAGGGGTCTGAGGTCGACTTCGTCAAGGAAGTCTCCGGCCCCTATCCCCTGCGCGTGGTCATGCAGATCCTCGGCGTGCCGCCTGAGGACGAATTCCGGATGCAGATGCTCACCCAGCAATTGTTCGGCGGGCAGGACAAGGACCTGTCGGGCAGCGGCATGGACCAGATGACGCCGGAACAGGTGGTGCAGATCGTCGCAGGTGCAGTGAAGACCTTCGAGGATTACTTCGCGGCGCTAGCCGAAGATCGCCGGAAGAACCCGACCGACGATGTTGCCAGCGTGATCGCCAACGCCACCGTGGACGGCCAGCCGCTCCCCCCGCGCGACATGGCGGGCTATTACATCATCGTCGCCACCGCCGGGCATGACACCACCAGCGCAAGCACGGCAGGGGCGATGCAGGCGCTGGCGCGCGATCCCGAACAATATGCCCGCGTCCGCGCCGACCGCTCGCTGCTCCCCGGCATCGTCGAAGAGGCGATCCGCTGGACCAGCCCGGTGCAGCACTTCATGCGCACCGCGGCCGAGGATTGCGAGATCGGCGGGCAGCAGATCAAGGCGGGCGACTGGCTGATGATCAACTACGTCGCCGCCAATCACGACCCCGCCCAGTTCCCCGATCCGCGCCGTTTCGACGCGGCCCGCTCGCCCAACCGCCATCTCGCCTTCGGGGCGGGGGCGCACCAGTGCCTTGGCCTCCATCTGGCGCGGCTGGAGATGAAGATCCTGTTCGAGGCGATCCTCGACCGGGTTGCCGCGGTCGAACCGGCGGGCGAGGCCAAGCGCGCCAGCAGCACTTTCGTGGGCGGATTGAAGACCTTGCCGCTGCGCGTGACCCCCGCCTGA
- a CDS encoding flotillin family protein, whose amino-acid sequence MLVFVIFIAFLTTLYRRATKETAFVRTGFGGEKVVMNGGALVFPVFHEAMPVNMNTLVLSVVRRDAEALITLDRLRIDVKAEFYVRVRPDAEAIAMAAQTLGMRTMQPDALKDLVEGKFVDALRSVAAGMTMNELHEQRADFVQKVQQVSSNDLAMNGLELESVSLTGLDQTSIEHFNANNAFDAEGLTKLTEQIEARKKLRNDIEQDTRVQIETKNLEADKKSFEISRDQEYARLEQEREVEIRRAAQAAEIAREQAERNREAEVARITAKKQVDAQQIEADRLVEEARIDQQRALEIARQEQQIAVQNKSREESQAKAEADAARAKAVEAEERVATARESEIAERQKKIELIEAAKQAERDAIAIKVQAEAEKDAATNRADAIKFEAQGEAEAEKLRAEAARVRFEVEAAGQRAINEAANILSMEQISLQTKLALLKVLPEVIRESAKPMEAIDSIKIVQVDGLTNGGRAANDSAGGNGGGGAGSGNLASDAVAAALAYRAQAPVLDGLMKELGLDGSNLSGLVKGAADAVETPPPASPAPAKPAAALEAAKPTKPRDNDADDAKGVEAAE is encoded by the coding sequence TTGCTCGTCTTCGTCATCTTCATCGCCTTCCTGACCACGCTCTACCGCAGAGCGACGAAGGAAACCGCCTTCGTGCGCACCGGTTTCGGCGGCGAGAAGGTCGTGATGAACGGCGGCGCGCTGGTCTTCCCGGTGTTCCATGAAGCCATGCCGGTGAACATGAACACCCTCGTCCTCAGCGTCGTGCGCCGCGATGCCGAGGCGCTGATCACGCTCGACCGGCTGCGGATCGACGTGAAGGCGGAATTCTACGTCCGCGTCCGCCCCGATGCCGAGGCCATTGCGATGGCCGCCCAGACGCTGGGGATGCGCACCATGCAGCCCGATGCGCTGAAGGATCTGGTCGAAGGCAAGTTCGTCGACGCGCTGCGCTCGGTCGCGGCGGGGATGACGATGAACGAACTGCACGAACAGCGCGCCGATTTTGTGCAGAAGGTGCAGCAGGTCAGCTCCAACGACCTCGCCATGAACGGTCTGGAGCTGGAATCGGTCTCGCTCACCGGGCTCGACCAGACCAGCATCGAACACTTCAACGCCAACAACGCCTTCGACGCGGAAGGCCTGACCAAGCTGACCGAGCAGATCGAGGCGCGCAAGAAGCTGCGCAACGACATCGAGCAGGATACCCGCGTCCAGATCGAGACGAAGAACCTCGAAGCCGACAAGAAGAGCTTCGAAATCTCGCGCGATCAGGAATATGCGCGGCTCGAACAGGAACGCGAGGTGGAAATCCGCCGCGCGGCGCAGGCGGCGGAAATCGCCCGCGAACAGGCGGAGCGCAACCGCGAGGCCGAAGTCGCCCGGATCACCGCCAAGAAGCAGGTCGATGCCCAGCAGATCGAAGCGGACCGTCTGGTCGAGGAAGCCCGCATCGATCAGCAGCGCGCGCTCGAAATCGCCCGGCAGGAACAGCAGATCGCTGTGCAGAACAAGTCGCGCGAGGAAAGCCAGGCCAAGGCCGAAGCCGATGCCGCCCGCGCCAAGGCGGTCGAGGCCGAGGAACGGGTCGCCACCGCGCGCGAAAGCGAAATCGCCGAGCGTCAGAAGAAGATCGAGCTGATCGAAGCCGCCAAGCAGGCCGAACGCGATGCCATCGCGATCAAGGTGCAGGCCGAAGCGGAAAAGGACGCCGCGACCAACCGCGCCGACGCGATCAAGTTCGAAGCCCAGGGTGAGGCCGAGGCCGAAAAGCTGCGTGCCGAAGCCGCGCGGGTGCGGTTCGAGGTTGAGGCCGCGGGCCAGCGCGCCATCAACGAGGCGGCGAATATCCTCTCGATGGAGCAGATCAGCCTCCAGACCAAGCTGGCGCTGCTCAAGGTGCTGCCCGAGGTCATCCGCGAAAGCGCCAAGCCGATGGAAGCGATCGATTCGATCAAGATCGTGCAGGTTGACGGGCTCACCAATGGCGGGCGCGCGGCGAACGACAGTGCAGGCGGCAATGGCGGCGGCGGAGCCGGGTCAGGCAACCTCGCCAGCGATGCCGTGGCAGCGGCGCTCGCCTACCGCGCCCAGGCGCCCGTGCTCGATGGGCTGATGAAGGAACTGGGGCTGGATGGCTCCAACCTGTCGGGTCTGGTCAAGGGCGCAGCGGACGCGGTGGAGACCCCGCCGCCTGCCTCGCCTGCGCCGGCCAAGCCGGCCGCTGCGCTCGAGGCCGCCAAGCCCACCAAGCCCCGCGACAATGACGCGGATGATGCCAAGGGCGTCGAAGCGGCGGAGTAA
- a CDS encoding ribbon-helix-helix domain-containing protein, with the protein METPSPYHPPVKRSLTIAGHSTSISLEPLFWEMLRNAAAREGMAIAALVARIDAERIKSPTPPGLASAIRVWLVVNA; encoded by the coding sequence ATGGAGACGCCCTCCCCCTATCACCCCCCGGTCAAACGCTCGCTGACCATCGCGGGCCATTCGACCTCGATCAGCCTTGAGCCGCTGTTCTGGGAAATGCTGCGCAACGCCGCCGCGCGCGAGGGGATGGCGATTGCCGCTCTCGTCGCTCGCATTGACGCCGAACGGATCAAGTCCCCCACACCCCCCGGTCTCGCCAGCGCAATCCGGGTATGGCTGGTGGTGAACGCCTGA
- the cutA gene encoding divalent-cation tolerance protein CutA — MQDEGAGAALVWCPFPDMDSARAAADALLDEQLIACANIFGAIESRFVWDGARASGREIGVLFKTIDTHLPLVINRLGSLHPYDTPAIIGWRSDAAHPATFAWLATACGSEPDAAM; from the coding sequence ATGCAGGACGAGGGAGCTGGAGCCGCGCTGGTGTGGTGCCCGTTTCCCGACATGGACAGCGCCCGCGCCGCCGCCGATGCCCTGCTCGATGAACAGCTGATCGCCTGTGCCAACATCTTCGGCGCCATCGAATCCCGCTTCGTATGGGATGGCGCACGCGCGAGTGGCAGAGAGATCGGGGTGCTGTTCAAGACTATCGACACCCATCTGCCGCTCGTCATCAACCGTTTGGGCTCGCTGCATCCCTATGATACACCCGCCATCATCGGCTGGCGCAGCGATGCCGCACACCCGGCGACCTTCGCGTGGCTGGCCACTGCATGCGGATCGGAGCCGGACGCGGCCATGTGA
- a CDS encoding COX15/CtaA family protein: MATSASVSNLFRAAPDSRARPLALARWLECVGLLVVTIVLVGGITRLTESGLSITEWNVVTGILPPLTEAAWQAEFAKYQLTAEYRIESGPAGMDLAAFKFIFFWEWFHRILGRVIGLAFLLPWLVFMLRRAIPQGYDWRLAAMFALICGQGALGWYMVSSGVGESDLTDVSHFRLSAHLLTALFLLAGLVWTARDLRMLVRDPAARPAPLTAGSAVVGAVLFVQLLLGAWVAGLNAGHAAYDWPLMNGRLVPEVDWSSGVIFTLTHDPFLLQFMHRWWAWVAVAALVWLARRVRKNDRFASVAVHTAFGTMVLLGIATVMSGVSLWIAAAHQLVGALTVAATIRAMHSDGLARSEA, from the coding sequence ATGGCCACCTCCGCCTCCGTATCGAACCTGTTCCGCGCAGCGCCGGACAGTCGCGCTCGCCCGCTGGCGCTGGCGCGCTGGCTTGAATGCGTTGGCTTGCTGGTGGTCACGATCGTGCTGGTCGGCGGCATTACCCGTCTGACCGAAAGCGGGCTGTCGATCACCGAGTGGAACGTCGTCACCGGCATCCTCCCGCCGCTGACCGAGGCGGCATGGCAGGCCGAATTCGCCAAGTATCAGCTCACCGCCGAATACCGGATCGAAAGCGGACCGGCGGGGATGGATCTGGCGGCGTTCAAGTTCATATTCTTTTGGGAATGGTTCCACCGCATCCTTGGCCGGGTGATCGGGCTGGCCTTCCTGCTGCCATGGCTCGTGTTCATGCTGCGGCGCGCGATCCCGCAGGGCTATGACTGGCGGCTGGCGGCGATGTTCGCGCTGATCTGCGGGCAGGGCGCATTGGGTTGGTACATGGTGTCTTCCGGCGTGGGCGAGAGCGACCTTACCGATGTCAGCCATTTCCGCCTGTCGGCCCACCTGCTGACGGCACTGTTCCTGCTCGCCGGGCTGGTGTGGACAGCGCGCGATCTCAGGATGCTCGTCCGCGATCCGGCGGCTCGACCCGCCCCTCTGACGGCTGGATCGGCTGTCGTTGGCGCGGTGCTGTTTGTGCAATTGCTGCTGGGCGCCTGGGTGGCAGGTCTGAATGCAGGCCATGCCGCCTATGACTGGCCTCTGATGAACGGTCGGCTGGTGCCGGAGGTGGACTGGTCTTCGGGCGTTATCTTTACGCTCACTCATGATCCCTTCCTGCTGCAGTTCATGCACCGCTGGTGGGCATGGGTCGCGGTCGCCGCACTGGTGTGGCTCGCGCGCCGTGTGCGCAAGAATGATCGCTTCGCCTCGGTCGCCGTCCACACTGCTTTCGGGACGATGGTGCTGCTGGGCATCGCGACGGTAATGAGCGGCGTCTCGCTGTGGATCGCCGCTGCACACCAGCTGGTCGGCGCGCTGACCGTGGCGGCGACTATACGGGCGATGCATTCCGACGGTCTGGCCCGGAGCGAGGCCTGA